Proteins encoded by one window of Mus musculus strain C57BL/6J chromosome 10, GRCm38.p6 C57BL/6J:
- the Ncoa7 gene encoding nuclear receptor coactivator 7 isoform 2 (isoform 2 is encoded by transcript variant 2), which yields MRGRGLPLDIQIFYCARPDQEPFVKIITVEEAKRRKSTCSYYEEEEEEEEGLPILQPHSALLENMHIEQLARRLPARVQGYPWRLAYSTLEHGTSLKTLYRKSASLDSPVLLVIKDMDNQIFGAYATHPFKFSDHYYGTGETFLYTFSPNFKVFKWSGENSYFINGDISSLELGGGGGRFGLWLDADLYHGRSNSCSTFNNDILSKKEDFIVQDLEVWTFE from the exons ATGAGAGGCAGAGGACTGCCCCTGGACATTCAGATTTTCTATTGTGCCAGGCCTGACCAAGAGCCTTTTGTGAAG ATCATCACAGTTGAGGAGGCAAAACGCAGGAAGAGCACTTGCAGCTACtacgaggaagaggaagaagaggaagagggactgCCTATCCTACAGCCCCACAGTGCACTCCTGGAAAACATGCACATCGAACAG CTGGCCCGACGACTTCCAGCCAGGGTACAAGGCTATCCATGGAGACTGGCCTACAGCACATTAGAGCATGGAACGAGCTTGAAGACTCTCTACAGGAAATCAGCATCTCTAGATAGTCCTGTTCTTTTGGTCATCAAAGACATGGATAACCAG ATATTTGGGGCATATGCAACTCATCCCTTCAAGTTCAGTGACCACTATTATGGCACAGGCGAAACGTTTCTCTACACCTTTAGTCCGAATTTCAAG GTCTTTAAGTGGAGTGGAGAAAACTCATATTTTATCAATGGAGACATAAGTTCTTTAGAACTTGGTGGTGGAGG GGGACGATTTGGTCTGTGGCTAGATGCTGATTTATATCATGGACGCAGCAACTCTTGCAGTACTTTTAATAATGATATCCTTTCAAAAAAAGAAGACTTCATAGTTCAGGACCTAGAGGTATGGACATTTGAGTGA